GCAGCATGTCGCGATCACCGGCAGTAACCGGGGAATTGGCCTCGAAGTCGTGCGCCAGCTCGCTTCACGGCCAGAAACAGAGATTTACGCCATGTGCCGCAAACCCGATGTGGCGGCTGAACTTAGGGCGCTCAGTAAGGATTCTAATGGCCGTGTACACCTGATCGCGCTGGAGGTGACTGACGACGCCTCAATCCGCGCGGCGGCCGCTGCGGTTGGCACAAAGACGGATCGCATCGATCTACTCATCAATAATGCGGCAATCAACCCGCCGGGCAAGACTCAGACGCTGGAGACGATCACCAGCGCAGAGATGCTGCACGTCCTGCACGTGAATACAGTTGCGCCGCTACTGGTGGTGCAGGCCTTTACGGAGCTGCTGAAGAAGGGCAGTCTGCCTAAAGTCGTGAATCTGTCATCAGAAATGGGTTCGCTGGATGACCG
The nucleotide sequence above comes from Candidatus Flexicrinis proximus. Encoded proteins:
- a CDS encoding SDR family oxidoreductase; the encoded protein is MQHVAITGSNRGIGLEVVRQLASRPETEIYAMCRKPDVAAELRALSKDSNGRVHLIALEVTDDASIRAAAAAVGTKTDRIDLLINNAAINPPGKTQTLETITSAEMLHVLHVNTVAPLLVVQAFTELLKKGSLPKVVNLSSEMGSLDDRDYGGYYGYCTSKAALNMVTRGLAADLAGYGIVTISLDPGWVQTEMGGDGADLTPEDSVRGILRVVDSLTRKDNGTYLRWNGRTLAW